CCAAGATATCAGGTGTGCCAAACACATCCATGGTTAGTTCATTCACAGCATCACCGCCCATCCAGAGGAATAGCTCAGTACTGTTGTCAATCAGGTAAAGACCGTAGCGCTCTAGCAAAGACGATGTTGCATTGATACGCTCTGGTAGAACAATTTCGCCATTTTCGTCGGGCAATCCGGCTTCATCGGGCATGTCATGCAGCGAGTAGACCTTAGCGTAAATGTTCTTGATCAAGTATGGAAGAGGGCTGgattccaagaagttgagagcAGAAGCTCTGTGATCACTAGGAACAAGTCCTGCGCGGAATGCCATATGTTTGGTGAGAGAATGCGTTAGCAGAGGCAACATTCTCAAGTTAGCACAAAGTCTCAGCGGGGCGCCACCAGCCGTGTTAGAAACAACAATTTCTTTTTTGTATGTTGCCAAAATCTCTTGCACTGATCTGTTCAGGTATTCGCGAGCTTCTTCCAAGTTTGTGTAAGCCTTTTCAACTGCCTTTTGAGTAAAGTAGTTAGTGATAGCCAACTGGTCAGCTGAAGCATAAGTTTCGGCTAAAGAGTCTGTTGTAGGAATAGCCATAGTGATGACTCTAATTCTACGTTGGCCAGTGTTTAGCGACAACAAAACTGCAATTTGTAGGTATGCGTAGTCGCGCACTAACTGCTCATCTATGCTGACCTCAAAGACATAAGATTGGTCTCTTGGGAAGGTTGGGAAAGCACACAAATCAGACGAcctgttgaagaagtgaCCGTAAAAGCGCGTCATTCTCAGACCAGAGGAACCACGTGCTCTCATCACAGCCTCCATAGACAAATCCATTGACAAGTGCTTAGAGAATTCTTTTGTGAATTTGGTAACGTCGGTCAATTTCGCTGCAGACCAGCCGGGGTAGAAGTGTGTCTGGCCACCGGTAAAACGAGACAAATTTGACAGAGAAGCAACATCAATGTAGTCCTCAgaggccaagaaaagatcaaTGGTGATCTGGTTCTTGTTGCAGTCAATTGTGAAATTTTTGTAGAAAGCATCTTGACAGCCTAGTAATTGtgcagcttctttagcAGTATTCGCAACATTGGTTTCGTTTCTCCTTTGTAGCTTCCCGATGCCTGAATTAGGCAATGTAGAGGCGACAACAATGATCTTACCACCAACACCCTTAATCAGGTTGAATGCAGACTTCAGGGCAGGGCCTAATGCCAACTTGGACATGATGTTGTATTGGAAGATTTCAGGCAACTGATTAAGCAACTTCTCAATATTGGATCTGCAGCCTTTCAGGGGAACATACATGGAGCTTGGCATTGGTAAGAATGGTTCATCTAAGtcgacaacatcaagcaTCTTGATATGGTCGCCCTCCTCATCTAATGGAATGGAGAAGTAATGAATGGAATTGTCAACAGCAAGGATCGTAACCCTTGTTCTTTCGTCGTGGTTTGGCAACGAATCGAGAGTTTCGAGAAGAGTCCTCGCAGCAGTGGCCAAAAGCCCATTCTTAATCGCATTTTGGGAGACGTCCAACACAAAAGCGTAGGACGATGGGGGTGGCTGTCTCACTGCGTATTCTTTTGGAGCCAAGTATTCCATAACGGCATGCTGTATTTCGTTCCTCTCGTAGCGGTTAACTGGAACACCTTGCTGGGAGACGTCGAAGGCCATTGGAACGTCGTTGGCCAAGTTACAAAAATTACACCTCCATCTTCTGCCGCCTTCTATGAAGGTAACGAAGGGGTTCATGTAGGAacgacaacgacgacaACGGACGACTAGACCGTCGGTGTTCAATGGCACGGTGTCGTCAGTGTCTTGCAGGTGCTGGTAAGGTCTGATAACAAGGGCCAGAGGCAGCttggatttcttcaagagcgAATTGGACTTAGGCATCGCATTGAGCGTGCACCTTACGAAGTCTGAAGATGCATTGGCCGTTTCCACAGGGACCACAAATTTTTCTGGCTGAACCATAAGGGGTGGAGGAGGCAACGACAGGTCCGAAATTGGAGGGGGCAGTTCCGTCAAGAGGTCGATAGGGTACAGCTGATTCATGGGCCTGCCCACAGACACTGGTTGGCTGAACCCAGGACTAGCAGCCGGTGCCTGCTGTTGGTATGGAGCTGGCACCCCTGGCTGTGGCACCGCGGGAGCTTGTTGGTACGCGTTTGGGTCCATAACCGGCACATTGTGAAGCTGCATGCCCCCCATAGACTGCGAAACCTGGTCAATCTGCTGATGTaattgctgctgcgcagGCGTCATGAATTGAGGCTGCTGCTCCGCCACAGGCGT
The Lachancea thermotolerans CBS 6340 chromosome G complete sequence genome window above contains:
- a CDS encoding KLTH0G09834p (similar to uniprot|P40482 Saccharomyces cerevisiae YIL109C SEC24 The Sec23p-Sec24p complex is one of three cytoplamic COPII factors involved in ER to Golgi transport vesicle coat component); translation: MSHHKKRVYPQAQLQYGQAVGQAGSPVLQPSYPSQINTPVAEQQPQFMTPAQQQLHQQIDQVSQSMGGMQLHNVPVMDPNAYQQAPAVPQPGVPAPYQQQAPAASPGFSQPVSVGRPMNQLYPIDLLTELPPPISDLSLPPPPLMVQPEKFVVPVETANASSDFVRCTLNAMPKSNSLLKKSKLPLALVIRPYQHLQDTDDTVPLNTDGLVVRCRRCRSYMNPFVTFIEGGRRWRCNFCNLANDVPMAFDVSQQGVPVNRYERNEIQHAVMEYLAPKEYAVRQPPPSSYAFVLDVSQNAIKNGLLATAARTLLETLDSLPNHDERTRVTILAVDNSIHYFSIPLDEEGDHIKMLDVVDLDEPFLPMPSSMYVPLKGCRSNIEKLLNQLPEIFQYNIMSKLALGPALKSAFNLIKGVGGKIIVVASTLPNSGIGKLQRRNETNVANTAKEAAQLLGCQDAFYKNFTIDCNKNQITIDLFLASEDYIDVASLSNLSRFTGGQTHFYPGWSAAKLTDVTKFTKEFSKHLSMDLSMEAVMRARGSSGLRMTRFYGHFFNRSSDLCAFPTFPRDQSYVFEVSIDEQLVRDYAYLQIAVLLSLNTGQRRIRVITMAIPTTDSLAETYASADQLAITNYFTQKAVEKAYTNLEEAREYLNRSVQEILATYKKEIVVSNTAGGAPLRLCANLRMLPLLTHSLTKHMAFRAGLVPSDHRASALNFLESSPLPYLIKNIYAKVYSLHDMPDEAGLPDENGEIVLPERINATSSLLERYGLYLIDNSTELFLWMGGDAVNELTMDVFGTPDILEIPIGKQELPVLDNSEFNSRVRNIISKIREHDDVITYQPLYIVRGASLSEPVNHASAREVATLRLWASSTLVEDKILNSQSYREFLQNMKTRITK